From Ovis canadensis isolate MfBH-ARS-UI-01 breed Bighorn chromosome 10, ARS-UI_OviCan_v2, whole genome shotgun sequence, a single genomic window includes:
- the GJA3 gene encoding gap junction alpha-3 protein, with the protein MGDWSFLGRLLENAQEHSTVIGKVWLTVLFIFRILVLGAAAEEVWGDEQSDFTCNTQQPGCENVCYDRAFPISHVRFWVLQIIFVSTPTLIYLGHVLHLVRMEEKRKEREEEPPKAAGPAEEHQDPAPVRDDRGKVRIAGALLRTYVFNIIFKTLFEVGFIAGQYFLYGFQLKPLYRCDRWPCPNTVDCFISRPTEKTIFILFMLAVACVSLLLNVLEIYHLGWKKLKQGMTSPFRPDTPGSRAGSAKPMGGSPLLLPPNSAPPAVTIGFPPYYAPSASSLGQASAPGYPEPPPPAALPGTPGTPGTPGTLGGGGNQGLRAPAQNCANREAEPQTSARKASPPASTLPAAPAGGPQQSLPEGAAGSSGDSDGEGAVTAVELHAPPEPPADPGRSSKASKSSGGRARAGDLAI; encoded by the coding sequence ATGGGCGACTGGAgcttcctggggagactcctagAGAACGCCCAGGAGCACTCCACTGTCATCGGCAAGGTCTGGCTGACGGTGCTGTTCATCTTCAGGATCCTGGTGCTGGGGGCCGCGGCCGAGGAGGTGTGGGGGGATGAGCAGTCGGACTTCACCTGCAACACGCAGCAGCCCGGCTGCGAGAACGTGTGCTACGACCGCGCCTTCCCCATCTCGCATGTGCGATTCTGGGTGCTGCAGATCATTTTCGTGTCCACGCCCACGCTCATCTACCTGGGCCACGTGCTGCACCTGGTGCGCATGGAGGAGAAGCGGAAGGAGCGTGAAGAGGAGCCGCCGAAGGCCGCCGGCCCAGCCGAGGAGCACCAGGACCCGGCCCCGGTGCGCGACGACCGCGGCAAGGTGCGCATCGCCGGCGCCCTGCTCCGCACCTACGTCTTCAACATCATCTTCAAGACGCTTTTCGAGGTGGGCTTCATCGCCGGGCAGTACTTCCTGTACGGCTTCCAGCTGAAGCCGCTATACCGCTGCGACCGCTGGCCCTGCCCCAACACGGTGGACTGCTTCATCTCACGGCCCACGGAGAAGACCATCTTCATCCTCTTCATGCTGGCCGTGGCCTGCGTGTCCTTGCTCCTCAACGTGCTGGAGATCTAccacctgggctggaagaagctgaAACAGGGGATGACCAGCCCCTTCCGCCCGGACACCCCTGGTTCGAGGGCGGGGTCCGCAAAGCCGATGGGGGGgagccccctcctcctgccccccaactcCGCCCCGCCCGCAGTCACCATCGGGTTCCCGCCCTACTACGcgccctctgcctcctccctggggCAGGCGTCTGCCCCGGGCTACCCCGAGCCGCCCCCGCCCGCGGCCCTGCCTGGGACCCCCGGCACCCCCGGCACCCCCGGCACCCTCGGCGGCGGCGGCAACCAGGGCCTGCGCGCCCCGGCGCAGAACTGTGCCAACCGTGAGGCCGAGCCGCAGACTTCGGCCAGGAAGGCCTCCCCGCCCGCGTCGACGCTGCCTGCAGCCCCCGCGGGTGGCCCCCAGCAGTCCCTTCCGGAGGGCGCGGCGGGGAGCTCGGGCGACAGCGACGGGGAGGGGGCGGTGACGGCCGTGGAGCTGCACGCGCCCCCTGAGCCCCCCGCAGACCCCGGCCGGTCCAGCAAGGCCAGTAAGTCCAGCGGCGGCCGGGCCAGGGCCGGCGACTTGGCCATCTAG